ACATGCCGGGTTCAGGCGCACCGCCAGCAAGGCCGCGACGCTGCAGATAAAGCCATCGACCAGCGCCACCACGCCCTGCTGGGCGCAGGCCAGGTAGGCGCCAGTCAGCGCGGCGATCTCGAAACCGCCGAGGCAGCGCAGCGCCTCGATGGGCTGATCGGCGGCGCCCTGGTGCAGCCTCAGCGCCGTTTCGATCACCTGCGCCTTGTGGGCGACGCCAGCCGCTGCCAGGCCGGTGCCTGGCCCGACCAGCTCGCCCACCGGGCAATCGAGCAGCAGACAGGCCAGTGCCGTGGCGGCGGTGGTATTACCGATGCCCATTTCACCGCCGATAAAGAGTTCGTGCCCCTGCTCGGCGGCGCGTAGCACGCTGTCGCGCCCGGCCTGCAGGGCGATCAGCGCCTGGGCCGGGGTCATGGCGGCCTCGTGCATCAGGTTGGCGGTACCCGCGCCTACCTGCAGGTGACGCACGCCTGGCAAGGGCTCGAGCGGCTCGGCGGTACCCAGATCGGTGACCTCCAGCGCGGCACCCAACTGGCGGGCCAGCACACTGATCGCCGCACCGCCGGCAACGAAGTTGCGCAGCATCTGCCCGGTCACCGCCTGCGGATAGGCGGAAACGCCCTCGGCCACCACGCCATGGTCGCCGGCGAAAATGCTGATCCACACCTTGTCGACCTGCGGCCGCTCGCGGCCCTGCACCGCCGCCAGGTGCACCGCCAGGCGCTCCAGCTCGCCGAGCGAACCGGCCGGCTTGGTCAGCTGGGCCTGACGCGCCGCCGCCTTGTCGCGCGCCACCGAGTCCAGGGGCTGCGTGGGGTTGAGCCACCAATCGAGTGTCATAACGGGTCTCCCTTGAGGGTCATCGGCAGGCCGGCCACGGTGAACAGCACGCGCTCGCAGCGCTCGGCGACGGCCTGGTGCAGCAAACCGGCGGCGTCGACATAGCGGCGGGTCAGCTCGCCCATCGGCACCACGCCAAGGCCGGTTTCGTTGCTGACCATGATCACCCGGCCGGGCAACGCCTGCAGGCAGGCCAGGAGTGCATCGCATTCGCGGTTCAGGCGCGCCTCGTCGTCGAGCATCAACAGGTTGGTCAGCCACAGGGTCAGGCAGTCAACCAGCAGGCAGCGATGCGGCGAGGCTTGTTCCTGGAGCACTTGCGCCAGCGCCAACGGCTCCTCGACCAGCCCCCACTCGGCCGGGCGCCGCTCTCGATGGGCGCGGACGCGGCTGTTCATCTCGCCGTCCAGCGGCTGGCTGGTGGCGATATAGACGACCTGCAGCCCCGACTCGGCGGCCAGACGCTCGGCCAGCCGGCTCTTGCCCGAACGGGCACCGCCCAGGATCAGCTCGCCCATCTAGCGCACCTCCTCGGCCAGGCCACAGAGTGCACGCAAGGCAGCCTGGTCCAGGTGGGTTTCGACCAGATCGGCCAGGCGCTCGATATCCCGCTCGCGCAGCGCATGATAGTCCACCGCCTGCACGTCACGCAGCCCGGCCCAGCGCAGCAGCGCACTGCACGCCGCCGAGGACTCGAACAGCCCGTGCAGGTAAGTGCCGAGCACCTGGCCGTCTTCGCTCAGCGCGCCGTCGCTGCGGCCATCGTC
Above is a genomic segment from Pseudomonas argentinensis containing:
- the cobT gene encoding nicotinate-nucleotide--dimethylbenzimidazole phosphoribosyltransferase; its protein translation is MTLDWWLNPTQPLDSVARDKAAARQAQLTKPAGSLGELERLAVHLAAVQGRERPQVDKVWISIFAGDHGVVAEGVSAYPQAVTGQMLRNFVAGGAAISVLARQLGAALEVTDLGTAEPLEPLPGVRHLQVGAGTANLMHEAAMTPAQALIALQAGRDSVLRAAEQGHELFIGGEMGIGNTTAATALACLLLDCPVGELVGPGTGLAAAGVAHKAQVIETALRLHQGAADQPIEALRCLGGFEIAALTGAYLACAQQGVVALVDGFICSVAALLAVRLNPACRDWLLFSHQSAEPGHGRLLAALQATPIVSLGLRLGEGSGAALVVPMLRLACALHNGMATFAEAAVADRPA
- the cobU gene encoding bifunctional adenosylcobinamide kinase/adenosylcobinamide-phosphate guanylyltransferase, whose product is MGELILGGARSGKSRLAERLAAESGLQVVYIATSQPLDGEMNSRVRAHRERRPAEWGLVEEPLALAQVLQEQASPHRCLLVDCLTLWLTNLLMLDDEARLNRECDALLACLQALPGRVIMVSNETGLGVVPMGELTRRYVDAAGLLHQAVAERCERVLFTVAGLPMTLKGDPL